A stretch of the Cydia amplana chromosome 6, ilCydAmpl1.1, whole genome shotgun sequence genome encodes the following:
- the LOC134648903 gene encoding troponin C-like isoform X2, which yields MAHHNLNIEVLRKAFDGFDHNRSGSIPCDFVADILRMMGQPFNKSILEELIEEVDADKSGRLEFGEFVTLAAKFIVEEDAEAMQKELREAFRLYDKEGNGYIPTSSLKEILRELDDALSEEELEGLIQEIDTDGSGTVDFDEFMEMMTGE from the exons ATGGCCCATCATAATTTGAATATCGAAG TCCTTCGCAAGGCCTTCGATGGCTTCGACCACAACCGCTCGGGCAGCATTCCCTGCGACTTCGTCGCTGACATCCTCAGGATGATGGGTCAGCCCTTCAATAAATCCATCCTTGAAGAGCTCATTGAAGAAGTCGACGCTGACA AGTCTGGTCGCCTCGAGTTCGGTGAATTCGTAACCTTAGCCGCCAAGTTCATCGTAGAAGAGGACGCCGAAGCCATGCAGAAAGAGCTGAGGGAGGCGTTCAGATTGTACGACAAGGAAG gCAACGGTTACATTCCCACGTCGAGCTTGAAGGAGATCCTCCGCGAGCTGGACGACGCGCTGTCCGAGGAGGAGCTCGAGGGACTCATCCAGGAGATCGACACTGACGGCAGCGGCACCGTAGACTTCGATG aaTTCATGGAAATGATGACCGGAGAATAA